The nucleotide window GGTATTACCGACAGCAAAGAAAGTAATATATGAGATTGATATTAAAAGAGTCCTAAATCAGAAACTAACTTTAGGTCTAGCAAATGGTTCATTAATTGTAGATGATAAGAAAATTTATTCAGCTGAAAATCTGAAAGTGGGACTCTTTAAAGATACATCCGCATTTTAATCTATGCAGCCTAATAATATTTAAATGAGAAAAGTAGTTGTAACAGGTGTAGGCATAATTTCTAGCTTAGGAAACTCTAAAGAAGAAGTCTTAAATTCCCTCAAAAATTCTATTTCAGGGATAAGAGTTAACGATATCTATAAAGAACTAGGCTTAAGAAGTAATGTAAGTGGAAGCATTCAAATAAATACAGAAGACTTTATAGACAGAAAAAAACTACGGTTTATGGGAGATGCCGCAGCTTATGGATACATAAGCGCCCTTGAAGCAATAAAAGATGCAAAATTACCAGATAATATTTTATCAAATAATAGAACTGGACTAATAATGGGATCAGGCGGGGCATCTAGTCAAGACCAGATAGAATCAGCTGATATTTTAAGAGAAAAAGGCGTGAAAAGAATTGGTCCATATCGAGTAACAAAAGCTATGGGTAGTACTGTTTCGGCTTGTCTTTCAACTTTCTTAGGGATAAAAGGTGTAAATTATTCTATTTCTTCTGCATGCACGACTAGTCTTCACTGCATAGGGAATGCTATGGAACAAATACAATTAGGGAAACAAGATGTAATGTTAGCAGGTGGAGCTGAAGCTGAACATTGGGGAATGACATCTCTTTTTGATGCTATGGGAGCCCTTTCTTCTAATTTTAATGAGACACCAAAGAAGTCCTCACGAGCTTTTGATTCAAAAAGAGACGGATTCGTTATAGCTGGAGGAGCAGGAACATTAATCCTAGAAGAGTCAGAACATGCAAAACAAAGGGGTGCTAAAATATATGCTGAAATCAGCGGTTATGGAGCTTCATCAGATGGAGAAGACATGGTTAGCCCTTCTGGAAATGGTGCATACAGATCAATGAGCACTGCATGGGAAATGACACAAAAAAGTAAAATAGACTATATAAATGCTCACGGAACTAGTACTCCTGCTGGAGATTTAGTAGAGCTCAAGGCTATAAAAAAATTGTTCGAAGAAAATATGCCAGCTATAAGCTCAACTAAATCTTTATCAGGCCATTCACTAGGCGCAGCAGGAGTACATGAATCTATTTTCTCTTTATTAATGCTTGAAAATAATTTCTTAGTTGGTTCAGCTAATGTTGAATCCTTAGATGAAGAAGCTAAAGATATGCCAATTTTGTTATCAAATAAAGAATCGCCTAAAATTAAAAGGATTTTAAGTAATAGCTTTGGTTTTGGCGGAACAAATGGCTCTTTGATATTCGAAACTTTTAAGGATTAATTTCTAAAATGGAATATCATCATCATTAATTTCTCCAGGCATATTAGATTCTTCAGATTTAGGATTAATGTCAGAGACATTATCTTCCTGATTTACACTACCTTTACTGTCTAAGAATTGCATGTCTCTAGCTACCACTTCTGTTGTATACCGCTTTTGGCCTTCTTGTTCCCAACTCCTAGTTTGAAGCTGACCTTCTATGTAAATTTTAGATCCTTTTTTTAGATATTCTCCTGCTATTTCAGCTAATCGTCTCCACAGAACAACTCTATGCCATTCTGTTTTTTCTTGATCATTGCCAGTTTCTTTGTCTTTCCAAGACTCTGAAGTTGCAATACTTAAAGTTGTAACTGCAGCTCCACCAGCCGTAAACTTGACCTCAGGATCTTGACCTAAATTTCCTACTAAAATTACTTTGTTAATACCACTTCTAGCCATATGAAACCTTTTTATTTAATTAAGTTATTTAATACTAAATAGGATTATAATCAGTTTTTCTTAAATTGGTCTAAAAGATTTATAACCAAAAAAATAAATTGAAATATATAAAAGTCAGAGGCGCAAAACAACATAACTTAAAAGATATAGATTTAGATATACCAAGAGATAAATTAGTAGTTATCACGGGTTTATCAGGTTCAGGAAAATCTTCACTAGCTTTTGATACTCTTTATGCTGAAGGTCAAAGAAGATATGTTGAATCTTTGTCTTCATACGCAAGACAGTTTCTTTCTATGATGGAAAAACCCGATGTTGACCATATAGAAGGTTTATCACCAGCTATTTCTATTGAGCAAAAATCTACCTCGCATAACCCAAGATCTACTGTAGGTACGGTGACTGAAATCTATGACTACTTAAGACTATTGTTTGCAAGGGCAGGCACTCCAAGATGTCCTGATCATAATATATCTTTAGAAGGACAAACAGTTAACCAGATAGCTGATCAAATATTAAAATTACCAGAAGGTGCAAAGATAATGATTCTTGCTCCAATCATTAATGATCAAAAAGGAGAGCATCTTCATTTCTTTGAGGAAATGAAGGCTCAAGGATTTGTTAGAGTTAGAGTTGATGGAATTGTAATCGATATTGATGAAACTCCTTCTCTTAATAAGAATAAGAAACATACTTTAGAAACTGTTATAGATAGAATTAAAATACCGAGTTTAAAAAAAGAAGATAATGATATGAGGTTAAGATTATCAGAATCTATTGAACAGGCCTTAAACTTATCTGATAGTGTAATTAAAATATCTAGTCTAGAAGAAACATTTAGTGAACTGATTTTTTCATCTAAAATGGCCTGTTCTGAATGTGGGTATAGTATCCCAGATCTTGAACCTAAACTTTTTACATTTAACAACCCTTCAGGAGCATGTCCTGAATGTGATGGCTTAGGAATTAAATCTTATGTTGATAAAAATAAAGTAATTTATGATTGCAGTGCAAGTCTTAATGAGGGAGCAATTAGAGGTTGGGATAAAAATCATAAATATTATTTTCATATTCTTAGATGTCTTTCTAAAGAGTATAATTTTTCTTTAGATCAACCTTTTAATAAGTTAAAAAAAGAAATTCAAAAAATAATACTTGAAGGTTCGGAAGGAGAAATTGTAGATTTTAGTTGGAGAACAAAATCTGGACGCACGATTGATAGGTTTTTAGCTTTTGAAGGAGTACTTGGTAGCGTTGAAAGAAGATATAAAGAAACAGAATCAAGTTATATAAGAGAGGATCTAACGAAATTAATTTCTTTGCAGGATTGTTCAACATGCTTTGGAACTAGACTAAGGAAAGAGTCTAGAAATGTTTTTATTAATAATCAATCTTTACCAAACATAACTGCTAGGACTATTGATGATGCAAATATTTTTTTCCAAGATCTTAAGTTAAAAGGCTCAAAGAAAGAAGTAGCCGATAGAATAACTAAAGAAATTCAAGAGAGACTTAAATTTTTAATAGATGTTGGATTAAATTATTTAACCCTTGATAGAAGTGCAGAAAGTCTTAGTGGTGGAGAATCTCAGAGAATACGTTTAGCTAGTCAAATTGGGGCGGGACTTGTTGGCGTAACTTATATTCTAGATGAACCATCCATTGGACTTCATCAAAGAGACAATCAGAAATTATTGAGTACTTTAAGAAAACTAAGAGACCTTGGAAATTCAGTTATTGTTGTAGAGCATGATGAAGAAACAATTTTATCAGCAGACTATATCATTGATATTGGACCAGGAGCAGGCGTGCATGGCGGAAAACTTTGTGCAATAGGAGATAAAGAAGATATATGCAAAGCATCTGAATCAATTACAGGACAATTTTTATCTAATAAAAGATATATAGCGGTTCCTAAAAAAAGGAACAAAAAGGTAAAAGGTAAAGTAATTAAATTAATAGGAGCCAGCGGACATAATCTTAAAAAAGTAAACCTCGAAGTTCCTTTAGGATTGATAACTTGTGTAACAGGAGTTTCTGGGTCAGGAAAATCTACTCTAATCAATCAAACACTTCTTCCAGCTACTTTAAATTCAATGAATAATGATCAACAACAGTCGCCTAAGGCTTATGAAAATTTAAAAGGTGTTGAAGAAATCACTAAGATAATTGAAATTAGCCAGTCCCCAATAGGACGAACTCCTAGATCTAATGCTGCAACTTACACTGGACTATTTACTCCAATTAGAGAATTATTTGCTAATACACAAGAATCTCGCTCTAGAGGATATAAACCTGGAAGGTTTAGTTTTAATGTGAAAGGAGGTAGGTGCGATGCTTGTGAAGGTGATGGAGTTATTAAAGTTGAAATGCACTTTCTTCCAGATGTCTATGTTAAATGTGATGCCTGTAATGGACAAAGATATAATAGAGAAACATTAGAGATAAAATATAAAGGGAAATCAATTTTCCAAGTCTTAGATATGACTGTTGAAGAAGGGGAAATATTTTTTAAAAATATACCTTCTATATCTAGAAAATTAGTTACTTTGTCTGAGGTTGGCCTTGGGTATATAAAATTAGGGCAACCAGCAACTACTTTATCAGGAGGAGAAGCTCAAAGAGTTAAATTAGCCAAAGAACTTTCTAAAAATACTTCTGGGCATACCTTATATTTACTTGATGAGCCTACTACTGGTCTTCATTTTCATGATATTCAATTACTTCTTAAAGTTTTTGAAAAATTAAGGGATAAAGACAACACAATAATAGTTATAGAGCATAATATGGAAGTTATAAAATGTGCTGACTGGATAGTTGATATGGGTCCTGAAGGAGGAAGTGGAGGTGGAGAAATAATTATATCTGGGACACCAGAAGAAGTTATTAAGGAGAAAAAATCTCACACAGGAAATGAACTAAAGAAGATATTGATATAGAAGCAATATTATTCTTTAAAATATCCTTTTAAACTTCGAGAGCTTTCTCGTCATCAGATATCTTTCCAAGATCATTATTATCTACAAATTCTATTTGGGCTATAGGAGCTTTATCACCCTCTCTATAGCCTCTTTTAATCACTCTAAGATACCCTCCTGGTCTATTCATATAATGAGGCCCTAATTCATTAAATAATTTAGCTACAGAACTTCTATTCTGAAGTTTTCTAAATACTTGGCGTTGATTAGAAAGGTTATTTTCTTTAGCTTTAGTTACTAATGGCTCTAAAAAACCTCTTATTTCCTTAGCCTTAGCTAATGTAGTCTTTACAGATCCGTATTCAATAATAGAACAGGCCAAACTACGAAGCATAGCCGCTCTGTGA belongs to SAR86 cluster bacterium and includes:
- the fabB gene encoding beta-ketoacyl-ACP synthase I, with product MRKVVVTGVGIISSLGNSKEEVLNSLKNSISGIRVNDIYKELGLRSNVSGSIQINTEDFIDRKKLRFMGDAAAYGYISALEAIKDAKLPDNILSNNRTGLIMGSGGASSQDQIESADILREKGVKRIGPYRVTKAMGSTVSACLSTFLGIKGVNYSISSACTTSLHCIGNAMEQIQLGKQDVMLAGGAEAEHWGMTSLFDAMGALSSNFNETPKKSSRAFDSKRDGFVIAGGAGTLILEESEHAKQRGAKIYAEISGYGASSDGEDMVSPSGNGAYRSMSTAWEMTQKSKIDYINAHGTSTPAGDLVELKAIKKLFEENMPAISSTKSLSGHSLGAAGVHESIFSLLMLENNFLVGSANVESLDEEAKDMPILLSNKESPKIKRILSNSFGFGGTNGSLIFETFKD
- the ssb gene encoding single-stranded DNA-binding protein produces the protein MARSGINKVILVGNLGQDPEVKFTAGGAAVTTLSIATSESWKDKETGNDQEKTEWHRVVLWRRLAEIAGEYLKKGSKIYIEGQLQTRSWEQEGQKRYTTEVVARDMQFLDSKGSVNQEDNVSDINPKSEESNMPGEINDDDIPF
- the uvrA gene encoding excinuclease ABC subunit UvrA, encoding MKYIKVRGAKQHNLKDIDLDIPRDKLVVITGLSGSGKSSLAFDTLYAEGQRRYVESLSSYARQFLSMMEKPDVDHIEGLSPAISIEQKSTSHNPRSTVGTVTEIYDYLRLLFARAGTPRCPDHNISLEGQTVNQIADQILKLPEGAKIMILAPIINDQKGEHLHFFEEMKAQGFVRVRVDGIVIDIDETPSLNKNKKHTLETVIDRIKIPSLKKEDNDMRLRLSESIEQALNLSDSVIKISSLEETFSELIFSSKMACSECGYSIPDLEPKLFTFNNPSGACPECDGLGIKSYVDKNKVIYDCSASLNEGAIRGWDKNHKYYFHILRCLSKEYNFSLDQPFNKLKKEIQKIILEGSEGEIVDFSWRTKSGRTIDRFLAFEGVLGSVERRYKETESSYIREDLTKLISLQDCSTCFGTRLRKESRNVFINNQSLPNITARTIDDANIFFQDLKLKGSKKEVADRITKEIQERLKFLIDVGLNYLTLDRSAESLSGGESQRIRLASQIGAGLVGVTYILDEPSIGLHQRDNQKLLSTLRKLRDLGNSVIVVEHDEETILSADYIIDIGPGAGVHGGKLCAIGDKEDICKASESITGQFLSNKRYIAVPKKRNKKVKGKVIKLIGASGHNLKKVNLEVPLGLITCVTGVSGSGKSTLINQTLLPATLNSMNNDQQQSPKAYENLKGVEEITKIIEISQSPIGRTPRSNAATYTGLFTPIRELFANTQESRSRGYKPGRFSFNVKGGRCDACEGDGVIKVEMHFLPDVYVKCDACNGQRYNRETLEIKYKGKSIFQVLDMTVEEGEIFFKNIPSISRKLVTLSEVGLGYIKLGQPATTLSGGEAQRVKLAKELSKNTSGHTLYLLDEPTTGLHFHDIQLLLKVFEKLRDKDNTIIVIEHNMEVIKCADWIVDMGPEGGSGGGEIIISGTPEEVIKEKKSHTGNELKKILI
- the rplQ gene encoding 50S ribosomal protein L17, producing the protein MRHKKSGRKFNRNSSHRAAMLRSLACSIIEYGSVKTTLAKAKEIRGFLEPLVTKAKENNLSNQRQVFRKLQNRSSVAKLFNELGPHYMNRPGGYLRVIKRGYREGDKAPIAQIEFVDNNDLGKISDDEKALEV